A region from the Clavibacter sp. A6099 genome encodes:
- the lgt gene encoding prolipoprotein diacylglyceryl transferase: protein MSIPSPDPSDTRFDVTAWLQGLGIDLPLTFVIHAYAVCILIGILIAAYLTNRRLVARGVESGTVIDFTLCALVLGIVGARAFHVLTHPGDYFYDGANLWRVLYVWEGGIAIFGALLGGAVGVWLGSKWTGVRFWTFADALAPGLLLAQAAGRMGNYFNQELFGTPTTLPWGLEVDPTNAAFPAGLPAGTLFHPTFLYEIVWNVAGALVIMALGRAVRLQWGRGLAVYLMWYGLGRMVFESIRIDPSEIFFGIRTNVWAAFFAVALGLVLFIVQTRRHVGSEPSPYLPGRTPEDVSARAKASRDGEVASVYTDSDFTDGDDDRASTGSDSHALPATSGRGA, encoded by the coding sequence ATGAGCATCCCCAGCCCGGATCCGTCCGACACCCGGTTCGACGTCACGGCGTGGCTCCAGGGCCTCGGCATCGACCTGCCGCTCACCTTCGTCATCCACGCGTACGCCGTGTGCATCCTGATCGGCATCCTCATCGCCGCGTACCTCACCAACCGCCGCCTGGTGGCGCGGGGCGTGGAGTCGGGCACGGTCATCGACTTCACGCTGTGCGCGCTCGTCCTCGGCATCGTCGGCGCCCGCGCGTTCCACGTGCTCACCCACCCCGGCGACTACTTCTACGACGGGGCCAACCTCTGGCGCGTGCTCTACGTGTGGGAGGGCGGCATCGCCATCTTCGGCGCCCTCCTCGGCGGCGCGGTGGGCGTGTGGCTCGGCTCCAAGTGGACGGGCGTCCGCTTCTGGACCTTCGCCGACGCGCTCGCCCCCGGCCTCCTCCTCGCGCAGGCCGCGGGCCGCATGGGCAACTACTTCAACCAGGAGCTGTTCGGCACGCCGACCACCCTGCCCTGGGGCCTCGAGGTCGACCCGACCAACGCCGCGTTCCCGGCCGGGCTGCCCGCGGGCACGCTCTTCCACCCCACGTTCCTCTACGAGATCGTGTGGAACGTCGCGGGCGCGCTCGTCATCATGGCGCTGGGCCGCGCCGTCCGCCTGCAGTGGGGCCGCGGGCTCGCCGTCTACCTCATGTGGTACGGCCTCGGGCGCATGGTCTTCGAGTCGATCCGCATCGACCCGAGCGAGATCTTCTTCGGCATCCGCACCAACGTCTGGGCCGCCTTCTTCGCGGTCGCTCTCGGCCTCGTCCTCTTCATCGTGCAGACCCGGCGCCACGTCGGCAGCGAGCCGAGCCCGTACCTGCCGGGCCGCACCCCGGAGGACGTAAGCGCCCGCGCGAAGGCGAGCCGCGACGGCGAGGTAGCATCGGTGTACACGGATTCGGATTTCACCGACGGCGACGACGATCGGGCATCCACCGGGTCGGACTCCCACGCTCTCCCCGCCACAAGCGGACGCGGCGCCTAG
- the trpA gene encoding tryptophan synthase subunit alpha: protein MTAHAAPPAVSPVERAIAVRREQGSGALVGYLPVGFPDLATSIEAAVALVENGVDVIELGLPYSDPVMDGPVIQRATQTALAQGFRLRDGFDALHAITQRVDAPVLLMTYWNPVVQYGVERFADDIVAAGGAGLITPDLIPDEGADWLAASERTGLDRVFLAAPSSSEARLHQAVERSRGFVYAVSTMGITGARQDVDQAARGLVSRLRDAGSTSACVGIGISTGDQVREVLDYADGAIVGSALVAALADGGVPGVARAAADLARGTALQ from the coding sequence GTGACCGCTCACGCCGCGCCGCCCGCCGTCAGCCCCGTCGAGCGCGCCATCGCGGTCCGCCGCGAGCAGGGATCGGGCGCCCTCGTCGGGTACCTCCCCGTCGGCTTCCCCGACCTCGCCACGAGCATCGAGGCCGCCGTCGCGCTCGTCGAGAACGGCGTCGACGTCATCGAGCTCGGCCTCCCGTACAGCGACCCCGTCATGGACGGCCCGGTCATCCAGCGCGCCACGCAGACCGCGCTCGCGCAGGGCTTCCGCCTCCGCGACGGATTCGACGCGCTGCACGCGATCACCCAGCGCGTCGACGCGCCCGTGCTGCTCATGACCTACTGGAACCCCGTCGTCCAGTACGGCGTCGAGCGCTTCGCGGACGACATCGTGGCCGCGGGCGGGGCCGGGCTCATCACGCCCGACCTCATCCCGGACGAGGGCGCCGACTGGCTGGCCGCCTCCGAGCGCACGGGCCTCGACCGCGTGTTCCTTGCCGCGCCGTCGTCCAGCGAGGCGCGCCTGCACCAGGCGGTCGAGCGCAGCCGCGGGTTCGTCTACGCGGTCTCGACCATGGGCATCACGGGCGCGCGCCAGGACGTCGACCAGGCCGCGCGCGGACTCGTCTCGCGCCTGCGCGACGCGGGATCCACGAGCGCGTGCGTCGGCATCGGCATCTCCACCGGCGACCAGGTGCGCGAGGTGCTCGACTACGCCGACGGCGCCATCGTCGGATCCGCCCTCGTGGCGGCACTCGCCGACGGCGGCGTGCCCGGCGTCGCCCGCGCCGCGGCCGATCTCGCGCGGGGAACCGCGCTACAGTAG
- the trpB gene encoding tryptophan synthase subunit beta — protein sequence MTDLRSATGPYFGDFGGRYVPESLVAALDELAEAWEELKVDPAFIAELKELHRSYTGRPSLITEVPRFAEHAGGARIILKREDLNHTGSHKINNVLGQALLTKKIGKKRIIAETGAGQHGVATATAAALFGLDCVIYMGEVDTERQALNVARMRLLGAEVIPVRSGSRTLKDAINDAMRDWVTNVETTNYVFGTVAGPHPFPAMVRDLQKVIGEEAREQVLALTGRLPDAVAACVGGGSNAIGIFHAFLDDADVALYGFEAGGDGADTPRTAATITKGRPGMLHGARSYLLQDEDGQTIDSHSISAGLDYPGVGPEHSWLSDLGRASYRPVTDDQAMSALRLLSRTEGIIPAIESAHALAGALELGKELGPDSIILINLSGRGDKDMETAGKYFDLIDAGAEQS from the coding sequence ATGACGGACCTGCGCAGCGCCACGGGCCCGTACTTCGGCGACTTCGGCGGGCGATACGTCCCCGAGTCCCTCGTCGCCGCCCTCGACGAGCTGGCGGAGGCGTGGGAGGAGCTCAAGGTCGATCCCGCGTTCATCGCGGAGCTGAAGGAGCTGCACCGCAGCTACACCGGACGCCCGTCGCTCATCACGGAGGTGCCGCGGTTCGCCGAGCACGCCGGCGGCGCCCGCATCATCCTCAAGCGCGAGGACCTGAACCACACCGGCTCGCACAAGATCAACAACGTGCTGGGCCAGGCGCTGCTCACCAAGAAGATCGGCAAGAAGCGCATCATCGCGGAGACGGGCGCGGGCCAGCACGGCGTCGCCACCGCCACCGCGGCCGCGCTCTTCGGCCTCGACTGCGTCATCTACATGGGCGAGGTCGACACCGAGCGCCAGGCGCTCAACGTGGCGCGGATGCGCCTGCTCGGCGCCGAGGTCATCCCGGTGCGCTCGGGCTCGCGCACGCTCAAGGACGCCATCAACGACGCCATGCGCGACTGGGTCACCAACGTCGAGACCACGAACTACGTCTTCGGCACGGTCGCGGGCCCGCACCCCTTCCCGGCGATGGTCCGCGACCTGCAGAAGGTCATCGGCGAGGAGGCCCGCGAGCAGGTCCTCGCGCTGACCGGGCGCCTGCCCGACGCCGTGGCCGCGTGCGTCGGCGGCGGGTCCAACGCCATCGGCATCTTCCACGCCTTCCTCGACGACGCCGACGTCGCGCTCTACGGCTTCGAGGCCGGCGGCGACGGAGCGGACACCCCGCGCACCGCCGCCACCATCACCAAGGGCCGCCCGGGCATGCTGCACGGCGCGCGCAGCTACCTCCTGCAGGACGAGGACGGCCAGACCATCGACTCGCACTCGATCTCCGCGGGCCTCGACTACCCGGGCGTCGGCCCGGAGCACTCCTGGCTGTCGGACCTCGGCCGCGCGTCGTACCGTCCCGTCACGGACGACCAGGCCATGAGCGCGCTGCGCCTGCTCAGCCGCACCGAGGGCATCATCCCCGCCATCGAGTCCGCGCACGCCCTCGCCGGAGCGCTCGAGCTCGGCAAGGAGCTCGGCCCGGACTCGATCATCCTGATCAACCTCAGCGGCCGCGGCGACAAGGACATGGAGACCGCGGGCAAGTACTTCGACCTCATCGACGCCGGGGCGGAGCAGTCGTGA
- the trpC gene encoding indole-3-glycerol phosphate synthase TrpC: MLGDLLAGALEDAAARRETRPLAQVEAEALARPAALDALSALAPADRVKIIAEVKRSSPSRGALAEIPDPALLASRYETGGASAISVLTEGRKFRGSLQDLEQVRDTVSIPVLRKDFIGEPYQVLEARASGADLVLLIVAALDQKTLVELHALVGELGMTALVETHSAEEVSRALDLGAQVVGVNARNLTTFELDRDLFGRLADSIPAGVVRIAESAVKTADDVAHYRRSGADVVLVGEALVTGDPVRTLGEFLDIRA, from the coding sequence GTGCTGGGCGACCTCCTCGCCGGCGCCCTCGAGGACGCGGCCGCACGCCGCGAGACCCGTCCGCTCGCCCAGGTCGAGGCCGAGGCGCTCGCGCGTCCCGCGGCCCTCGACGCGCTCAGCGCCCTCGCGCCCGCCGACCGCGTGAAGATCATCGCCGAGGTCAAGCGCTCGAGCCCCTCGCGCGGCGCCCTGGCCGAGATCCCGGATCCCGCGCTCCTCGCGTCCCGCTACGAGACCGGGGGCGCCAGCGCCATCAGCGTCCTCACCGAGGGCCGCAAGTTCCGCGGATCCCTCCAGGACCTCGAGCAGGTGCGGGACACCGTCTCCATCCCCGTGCTCCGCAAGGACTTCATCGGCGAGCCGTACCAGGTGCTCGAGGCCCGCGCGTCCGGCGCCGACCTCGTCCTCCTCATCGTCGCCGCGCTCGACCAGAAGACGCTCGTCGAGCTGCACGCGCTCGTGGGCGAGCTCGGCATGACAGCGCTCGTCGAGACCCACTCCGCGGAGGAGGTGTCCCGCGCGCTCGACCTCGGCGCGCAGGTCGTCGGCGTCAACGCCCGCAACCTCACCACGTTCGAGCTCGACCGCGACCTCTTCGGCCGCCTGGCCGACTCCATCCCCGCGGGCGTCGTCCGCATCGCCGAGTCCGCGGTGAAGACCGCGGACGACGTGGCGCACTACCGCCGCTCGGGCGCCGACGTCGTCCTGGTGGGCGAGGCGCTCGTCACGGGCGATCCCGTCCGCACGCTGGGCGAGTTCCTGGACATCCGCGCATGA
- a CDS encoding DUF6704 family protein, translating to MSTESAEPGHGNSPAAWTAVVIMLVAFTVGTIAFWFAIEPVVWASAVLAILGWITGGVMKKMGFGVDGHRTVSTHSKARS from the coding sequence ATGTCCACAGAGTCCGCAGAACCCGGCCACGGCAACTCGCCGGCGGCCTGGACGGCTGTCGTCATCATGCTCGTCGCGTTCACCGTCGGCACCATCGCCTTCTGGTTCGCCATCGAGCCCGTCGTGTGGGCGTCGGCCGTCCTCGCGATCCTCGGCTGGATCACCGGCGGCGTCATGAAGAAGATGGGCTTCGGCGTCGACGGGCACCGCACGGTCTCCACCCACTCGAAGGCGCGCTCGTAG
- a CDS encoding Trp biosynthesis-associated membrane protein produces MRVTRRTKSLALLLVLATSAATFLGWSQDWSTLRIGGQAPTLVPVAGSVAAPALSALALSSLALAGALAIAGRVLRVVLGILQALIGATVALTAFAATAGPVQAGEAAVTTVTGVAGSSAVAELVDGWTTTPWGPVTLVAGIASALTGIFVAVTGPRWPTRRSRYDAPDQSPARRIVPREDPVAAWDSLSGGADPTRREAGDADDTPPGTAA; encoded by the coding sequence ATGCGCGTCACCCGCCGCACGAAGTCCCTCGCCCTCCTGCTCGTCCTCGCGACGAGCGCGGCCACGTTCCTCGGATGGTCGCAGGACTGGTCCACGCTCCGCATCGGCGGCCAGGCGCCGACGCTCGTGCCGGTCGCCGGCAGCGTCGCCGCCCCCGCGCTCAGCGCCCTCGCGCTCTCGAGCCTCGCCCTCGCCGGCGCGCTCGCCATCGCGGGCCGCGTGCTCCGCGTGGTGCTCGGGATCCTGCAGGCGCTCATCGGCGCGACCGTGGCGCTCACGGCCTTCGCCGCGACCGCGGGTCCCGTCCAGGCGGGCGAGGCCGCGGTCACGACCGTCACGGGCGTCGCGGGCTCATCGGCCGTGGCGGAGCTCGTCGACGGGTGGACGACCACCCCCTGGGGTCCGGTCACGCTGGTCGCGGGCATCGCGTCCGCGCTGACGGGCATCTTCGTCGCGGTCACCGGACCGCGCTGGCCCACCCGGCGGTCCCGGTACGACGCGCCCGACCAGTCGCCCGCCCGCCGCATCGTCCCGCGCGAGGACCCCGTGGCCGCATGGGACAGCCTGAGCGGCGGCGCGGATCCCACCCGCCGCGAGGCCGGCGACGCGGACGACACCCCGCCCGGCACAGCCGCGTGA
- a CDS encoding anthranilate synthase component I, with translation MSESPRPAAPSVPAPGTTTRDAFHALAADHRVIPVLREVFADGETPVGVHRKLTAGRPGSFLLESAGQGGIWTRFSFVGVSSFGVLTQEGDSARWLDYGMDARRALGDDAPDGPLAALAALYTRWETPRIPGLPPLTGGLVGFIGWEAVRQIERLPDRPPAEVPVPGQALSFVSELAVLDHRRGTVTLVATALNDGVDDEDAMWADAQARLDRMQADLARPSETFLAEVDLQAQPSATLRTEPAEFHEAIARSKHHIHEGDVFQVVVSQRFDQPTTADPIDVYRILRVLNPSPYMYLLTLEDADGKPYSIVGSSPEALVTVTDDHVYMHPIAGSRPRGATVEEDVAHEESLLADPKERAEHLMLVDLARNDMLKACAPGSVEVTEFMRVERFSHIMHLVSSVEGTLRPGVSSIDVFRATFPAGTLSGAPKPRALQIIDELEPAQRGVYGGVVGYFDFAGDADLAIAIRTATIVDGIAHVQAGGGMVADSDPDAEYLESQNKAAAPLRAVAVAEAMRRVR, from the coding sequence ATGAGCGAGTCCCCGCGCCCCGCCGCGCCGTCCGTCCCCGCACCCGGCACCACCACGCGGGATGCGTTCCACGCCCTCGCGGCCGACCACCGCGTGATCCCGGTGCTCCGGGAGGTCTTCGCCGACGGCGAGACGCCCGTGGGCGTGCACCGCAAGCTCACGGCGGGCCGCCCCGGCAGCTTCCTGCTCGAGTCCGCCGGCCAGGGCGGCATCTGGACCCGCTTCTCGTTCGTCGGCGTCTCGTCCTTCGGCGTCCTCACCCAGGAGGGCGACTCCGCGCGCTGGCTCGACTACGGCATGGACGCGCGCCGCGCCCTGGGCGACGACGCGCCCGACGGCCCGCTCGCCGCCCTGGCCGCGCTCTACACGCGCTGGGAGACGCCGCGGATCCCGGGCCTGCCGCCCCTCACCGGCGGCCTCGTCGGCTTCATCGGATGGGAGGCCGTGCGCCAGATCGAGCGCCTGCCCGACCGCCCGCCGGCCGAGGTGCCCGTGCCCGGCCAGGCGCTCAGCTTCGTCTCCGAGCTCGCCGTCCTCGACCACCGCCGCGGCACGGTCACGCTCGTCGCCACGGCGCTCAACGACGGCGTCGACGACGAGGACGCCATGTGGGCCGACGCGCAGGCGCGCCTCGACCGCATGCAGGCCGACCTCGCGCGCCCGTCGGAGACGTTCCTCGCCGAGGTAGACCTCCAGGCCCAGCCGTCGGCGACGCTCCGGACCGAGCCCGCCGAATTCCACGAGGCGATCGCGCGCAGCAAGCACCACATCCACGAGGGCGACGTCTTCCAGGTCGTCGTCTCGCAGCGCTTCGACCAGCCGACCACGGCCGACCCGATCGACGTGTACCGCATCCTCCGCGTGCTCAACCCGAGCCCGTACATGTACCTGCTCACGCTCGAGGACGCCGACGGGAAGCCGTACTCGATCGTCGGCTCGTCGCCCGAGGCGCTCGTCACCGTCACCGACGACCACGTCTACATGCACCCCATCGCGGGATCCCGACCCCGCGGCGCGACGGTGGAGGAGGACGTCGCCCACGAGGAGTCGCTGCTCGCCGACCCGAAGGAGCGCGCCGAGCACCTGATGCTGGTGGACCTCGCGCGCAACGACATGCTGAAGGCCTGCGCCCCGGGATCCGTCGAGGTCACCGAGTTCATGCGCGTCGAGCGGTTCAGCCACATCATGCACCTCGTGAGCTCGGTCGAGGGCACGCTGCGGCCCGGCGTCTCGAGCATCGACGTCTTCCGCGCCACCTTCCCGGCAGGCACGCTCTCGGGCGCGCCCAAGCCGCGCGCGCTGCAGATCATCGACGAGCTCGAGCCCGCCCAGCGCGGCGTCTACGGGGGAGTGGTGGGCTACTTCGACTTCGCGGGCGACGCCGACCTCGCCATCGCGATCCGCACGGCCACCATCGTCGACGGCATCGCGCACGTGCAGGCCGGCGGCGGCATGGTCGCCGACTCCGACCCGGACGCCGAGTACCTCGAGTCGCAGAACAAGGCCGCCGCCCCGCTGCGCGCCGTGGCCGTCGCCGAGGCCATGCGGCGCGTGCGCTGA
- the hisI gene encoding phosphoribosyl-AMP cyclohydrolase codes for MSAPAPTPDVDGVLARASFADDGLLPAVIQQHDTREVLMLGYMDREALRRTLTTGRVTFWSRSRSEYWRKGDTSGHGQYVRDAALDCDGDTVLIQVDQVGVACHTGTRTCFDADHLHPVTGARPAADEGPTP; via the coding sequence ATGAGCGCACCCGCGCCGACCCCCGACGTCGACGGCGTCCTCGCACGCGCGTCGTTCGCCGACGACGGGCTGCTGCCCGCGGTGATCCAGCAGCACGACACGCGCGAGGTGCTCATGCTCGGCTACATGGACCGCGAGGCCCTCCGCCGCACGCTCACCACCGGCCGCGTCACCTTCTGGTCCCGCTCCCGGAGCGAGTACTGGCGGAAGGGCGACACGTCCGGCCACGGCCAGTACGTGCGCGACGCGGCCCTCGACTGCGACGGCGACACGGTCCTCATCCAGGTCGACCAGGTAGGAGTGGCCTGCCACACCGGCACGCGCACCTGCTTCGACGCCGACCACCTCCACCCCGTCACGGGCGCGCGCCCCGCCGCCGACGAAGGGCCCACCCCATGA
- the hisF gene encoding imidazole glycerol phosphate synthase subunit HisF, whose product MDASSGSAAPGPAARLAVRVIPCLDVAAGRVVKGVNFLDLQDAGDPVELARLYYEQGADELTFLDVTATVEDRSTMYDVVSATAEQVFIPLTVGGGVRSADDVARLLASGADKIGVNSAAIARPDLVGEIADRFGAQVCVLSLDVTRGDTESGFVVTTHGGRTRTTIDAVAWAREAVERGAGELLVNSIDADGTRDGFDLELVAAMRAASRVPVIASGGAGELDHFAPAIEAGADAVLAASVFHSRRFTIGDVKGALADAGQVVRR is encoded by the coding sequence GTGGATGCATCATCTGGATCCGCCGCCCCCGGCCCGGCCGCGCGGCTCGCCGTCCGCGTGATCCCGTGCCTCGACGTGGCGGCGGGCCGCGTCGTCAAGGGCGTCAACTTCCTCGACCTGCAGGACGCGGGCGACCCCGTCGAGCTCGCGCGCCTCTACTACGAGCAGGGCGCCGACGAGCTCACGTTCCTCGACGTCACGGCCACGGTCGAGGACCGGTCGACGATGTACGACGTGGTGAGCGCCACCGCCGAGCAGGTCTTCATCCCCCTCACCGTCGGCGGAGGAGTGCGCAGCGCCGACGACGTGGCGCGGCTGCTCGCGAGCGGCGCCGACAAGATCGGCGTCAACAGCGCGGCCATCGCGCGCCCCGACCTCGTCGGCGAGATCGCCGACCGCTTCGGCGCCCAGGTGTGCGTGCTCTCGCTCGACGTCACGCGCGGCGACACGGAGTCCGGCTTCGTCGTCACCACGCACGGCGGCCGGACGCGCACGACCATCGACGCGGTCGCGTGGGCCCGCGAGGCCGTCGAGCGCGGCGCGGGCGAGCTGCTCGTCAACTCCATCGACGCCGACGGCACGCGCGACGGCTTCGACCTCGAGCTCGTGGCCGCGATGCGCGCCGCCAGCCGTGTCCCCGTCATCGCCTCGGGCGGCGCGGGCGAGCTCGACCACTTCGCGCCCGCGATCGAGGCCGGTGCCGACGCCGTGCTCGCCGCGAGCGTCTTCCACTCCCGCCGGTTCACGATCGGCGACGTCAAGGGCGCCCTCGCGGACGCCGGTCAGGTGGTCCGACGATGA
- the hisG gene encoding ATP phosphoribosyltransferase translates to MLRVAVPNKGSLAETAAQMLAEAGYAGRRDPKELYVLDARNDVEFFYLRPRDIATYVGSGALDVGITGRDLLIDSASDASETAELGFAGSTFRFAGPVGRFADLADLAGVRIATSYPVLVGGFLREHGVEAQLIRLDGAVESAIQLGVADAIADVVETGTTLRKAGLEIFGPVILRSTAVLISGAEEKPGASTLLRRLEGVLVARRYVLMDYDVPLSLLDAATAITPGIESPTISPLQDPAWVAVRSMVPRDDTNQIMDRLHEVGARAILVSPIHAARI, encoded by the coding sequence ATGCTCCGTGTCGCCGTGCCCAACAAGGGCTCGCTCGCCGAGACCGCCGCCCAGATGCTCGCCGAGGCCGGGTACGCCGGCCGTCGTGACCCCAAGGAGCTCTACGTCCTCGACGCGCGCAACGACGTCGAGTTCTTCTACCTCCGCCCGCGCGACATCGCGACCTACGTCGGATCCGGCGCGCTCGACGTCGGCATCACCGGCCGCGACCTCCTCATCGACTCCGCCTCCGACGCCTCCGAGACCGCGGAGCTCGGCTTCGCGGGATCCACGTTCCGCTTCGCCGGCCCGGTCGGCCGCTTCGCCGACCTGGCGGACCTCGCCGGGGTCCGCATCGCCACCAGCTACCCCGTGCTCGTCGGCGGATTCCTCCGCGAGCACGGCGTCGAGGCGCAGCTCATCCGCCTCGACGGCGCGGTCGAGTCCGCCATCCAGCTGGGCGTCGCCGACGCCATCGCCGACGTGGTCGAGACGGGCACCACGCTGCGGAAGGCCGGGCTCGAGATCTTCGGCCCCGTGATCCTCCGCTCCACCGCCGTCCTCATCTCGGGCGCCGAGGAGAAGCCGGGCGCGTCCACGCTGCTCCGCCGCCTCGAGGGCGTCCTCGTCGCGCGCCGCTACGTGCTCATGGACTACGACGTGCCGCTGTCGCTGCTGGACGCCGCGACGGCCATCACGCCGGGCATCGAGTCGCCCACCATCTCGCCGCTGCAGGATCCCGCCTGGGTCGCCGTGCGCTCGATGGTGCCGCGCGACGACACGAACCAGATCATGGACCGCCTGCACGAGGTCGGCGCCCGCGCCATCCTGGTCAGCCCCATCCACGCCGCCCGGATCTGA
- a CDS encoding phosphoribosyl-ATP diphosphatase produces the protein MKTFDDLFGELTRIAAERPEGSGTVRELDGGVHAIGKKVVEEAAEVWMASEYESDDRTAEEISQLLYHVQVMMIARGLTLEDVGRHL, from the coding sequence GTGAAGACCTTCGATGACCTGTTCGGCGAGCTGACCCGCATCGCCGCCGAGCGGCCCGAGGGGTCCGGCACCGTCCGCGAGCTCGACGGCGGCGTGCACGCGATCGGCAAGAAGGTCGTCGAGGAGGCCGCCGAGGTCTGGATGGCGTCCGAGTACGAGTCCGACGACCGCACGGCCGAGGAGATCTCGCAGCTGCTGTACCACGTGCAGGTCATGATGATCGCGCGCGGCCTCACCCTGGAGGACGTCGGCCGACATCTGTGA
- a CDS encoding FKBP-type peptidyl-prolyl cis-trans isomerase, whose translation MTDTTKPEVEPVDGPAPAELTISDITVGDGPEAQPGDTVDVHYLGVDFESGEEFDSSWSRGQSVRFPLRSLIAGWQQGIPGMKVGGRRQLVVPPELAYGPAGGGHRLSGRTLIFVIDLQGVG comes from the coding sequence ATGACCGACACCACCAAGCCCGAGGTCGAGCCCGTCGACGGCCCGGCCCCCGCAGAGCTGACCATCTCCGACATCACCGTGGGCGACGGCCCCGAGGCCCAGCCCGGCGACACGGTCGACGTGCACTACCTCGGCGTCGACTTCGAGTCCGGCGAGGAGTTCGACTCCTCGTGGAGCCGCGGCCAGTCAGTGCGCTTCCCCCTCCGCAGCCTCATCGCCGGCTGGCAGCAGGGCATCCCCGGCATGAAGGTCGGCGGACGCCGCCAGCTCGTCGTCCCGCCGGAGCTCGCCTACGGCCCCGCGGGCGGCGGCCACCGCCTGTCCGGCCGCACGCTGATCTTCGTGATCGACCTGCAGGGCGTCGGTTAG
- the rpe gene encoding ribulose-phosphate 3-epimerase: MPVRIEPSILSADFANLEREIQRLATADLVHVDIMDNHFVPNLTFGLPMVERLQQVTPVPLDIHLMIDDVDRWAPGYAEAGAASVTFHAEATREPVALARRLREIGARAGIALKPGTPVDDYLDLLHEFDQVLVMTVEPGFGGQSFMPETMPKLRALRSRLRESGHDVWLQVDGGIDVETIGRAAEAGADTFVSGSGVFRGGDPGSAIAELRRAAEAHTHAH, translated from the coding sequence ATGCCCGTCCGCATCGAACCGAGCATCCTGTCCGCCGACTTCGCGAACCTCGAGCGCGAGATCCAGCGCCTCGCCACCGCCGACCTCGTGCACGTCGACATCATGGACAACCACTTCGTGCCGAACCTCACCTTCGGCCTGCCGATGGTCGAGCGCCTCCAGCAGGTGACCCCGGTCCCGCTCGACATCCACCTGATGATCGACGACGTCGACCGCTGGGCGCCCGGCTACGCGGAGGCGGGCGCCGCGAGCGTCACGTTCCACGCCGAGGCCACGCGCGAGCCCGTCGCGCTCGCCCGCCGGCTGCGCGAGATCGGCGCCCGGGCAGGTATAGCGCTGAAGCCCGGCACGCCCGTCGACGACTACCTCGATCTCCTCCACGAGTTCGACCAGGTGCTCGTCATGACGGTGGAGCCCGGCTTCGGCGGCCAGTCCTTCATGCCCGAGACCATGCCGAAGCTCCGCGCCCTGCGCTCGCGCCTCCGCGAGTCCGGCCACGACGTGTGGCTCCAGGTCGACGGCGGCATCGACGTCGAGACCATCGGCCGCGCGGCCGAGGCCGGCGCGGACACGTTCGTCTCCGGATCCGGCGTCTTCCGCGGCGGCGACCCCGGGTCGGCGATCGCCGAGCTGCGCCGCGCCGCCGAGGCGCACACCCACGCGCACTGA